The DNA window CACAGAATAGAATCTTTACGTGGACAAAACTGGAAGCGGCGCAAGCGTGATAatagaaagcaaccaaggaacccaagttgAGCTCTCCCTCAAGTTCGGGTTCCCAGCCTCAAACAACCAGAAACCAGGCGGAATACGAAGCATTGCTAGCTGGTTTGAAACTGGCTGAAGAGGTGGGAGCTCGAAAACTTAACATTTACAGCGATTCGcaagtggtcacatcacaaataacagggagctaccaagccaaagatcccaccatgaaaaagtatttggataagaccaaggaacagctcggacaaatcggggaatacaagatctgccacataccccgtgaGCAAAacgcccgagctgacgcactctcaaaactagccagcaccaaagtagggggcaacaatagaagcctcatccaggaaatgttaCAGAACCCATCAATCTCGGAAGCAGAAAAAGTCCTAACCATAACAGGccaggaccaaggatggatgatCCCCATAATCAACTATCTCAAAACAGGAACGCTACccacagaagaaaaggaagcaaagaggctaaaaagggaggcacagtactacaccatcataaacaacatcctgtaTAAAAGAGGGATCTCGGTACCATTACTAAAATGTGTGCCGACCTCCCACACCAAGGAAGTGTTAGAAGAGGTACAcggcggcatttgtggcaatcatctcggagcacgggCTCTCGCCAAAAAGATACTTTGGGCAGGGTTTTATTGGCCAACCTTACAGAAAGAatctacagaatttgtaaagacatgtccaccatatcagaaacatgccaacttccacatcgccccgccagaagaACTCATTAGCGTGACTTCGCCTTGGCcgttcgcaaaatggggactcgaccttctcggtccctttccccagggatcagggcaagttaaattcctcatagtaggggtagattactttacaaaatggatcgagACAGAACCCTTAGCCAATGCCACCGCCCAAAGAAGCCGAAAATTCTTATTAGAAACATTGTCACGAGGTTCGGAGTCCCATATTCAATAactacagacaatggcacccaattcacagacgcagacttcagaaaattagtagccgacttgaatataaagcaccagtacacctctgtcgaacatccacaagccaatggacaggctgaagccgccaacaaagtcatattggcagggttaaaacgaagactgcAAGATGCAAAGGCAGCCTGGGCAGAGGAGCTTCCACAggttctatgggcatatcgaacgacgccatattccaccacaaaggaatcccctttccgattagcgtacggaatggaggcaatgattccagtagaaattgaagaaggatcACATAGAGTAGTCCATTATAATGAgggagcaaactcccaacttcagagggaagaactcgacctactaccTGAAATCCAGGAAAGAGTTCAgatcagagaagaagctctaaaacgtcgaatggcttccagatataatcaaagggtagtaCCAAGAAGTTTTGCTgagaacgatctcatcttaatccgaaacgacattggaacaactcagcccggagaagggaagctggcagcaaactggaaaggaccctaccgagtcatagaagtacttgggaagggctactaccgactgtccgaactcgatggacgagagcttttcagatcatggcacgcctgcaacctaagaaggtactacagctagaaaaggcAACGGATCTCACTAGTGGATgtgctctttttcctgaaaaggttttttaatgaggcaccatgttgagatctaggtcttgcccgacttaaagggataagaaaattccacatgtatatatttgcattttttctttgaataaagtctatttagatattctacaaagaatccaagacacattaatctgaagtattcatcgtccgattataaagcgacaggtcggcagaaagtgaaaaacaatttccCTGCANNNNNNNNNNNNNNNNNNNNNNNNNNNNNNNNNNNNNNNNNNNNNNNNNNNNNNNNNNNNNNNNNNNNNNNNNNNNNNNNNNNNNNNNNNNNNNNNNNNNNNNNNNNNNNNNNNNNNNNNNNNNNNNNNNNNNNNNNNNNNNNNNNNgagaccgacataaccaagttggactcctatcactaaaaagttatacaagtagtccctgaaagagatctgacaaagatccaaaaaagaggactacaaaaaataacttaaaggagaccgacataaccaagtcagactcctaccactaaaaagttatcaaagtaatccctgaaagagacctgacaaaggtcctagaaagaggattacaaaaataacttggaaagaggtcgacctaacgaagttgaTCTCCTAcaaataagttataaaagtaatccctgaaagagacctgacaaaaggtcctagaaagaggattacaaaaataacttggaaagaggtcgacctaacgaagttgaTCTCCTGcaaataagttataaaagtaatcctcgaaagagacctgacaaaagtccaagaaagaggattacagaaataactgaAAGGGGGACCAGCACAAAAGAACCACcaagaaacaagttggacccataagtcacaacctcaaaggatctaagctacaaacaataaaacaaagcaatccgaggaggtcgagatacaagatttcaaacatcagtagaaaactgaaaagatgccaagtcaAAAAACTACCTCTATTACTCCACAAAAGTTATAAGGCCACGGAACAGCGGCCATCAACACCTGCTAAAGATAGCGAgctactttttatttttcaaaataaagttgctaaaacaaACAACTAGAAACCGTCAGCAAAACaaacaaagttttaaaaagcccacaagctgggccaactacataaatatctagaaagagatcagcaagcatcaggagccttcttggcatcatcaggacaaggagaaggaggatgagtctgaataggcacggcATCTATAGTTCCATCCTCCCGGTTCAGAACCTGGCAATCCGAATCAGGTGCAACCGGAGGAACAGAAGAGGTTGACACTTTGGCAGAGGACACAGgaggaggatcagcatcatcatcaccatcgtcatcagggacaatcttgccatccctgacaacattgtccaggctgaaaggcgtgagatcggcctcgggagcaatgacccgaacttgctcctttaagttctcgtaagcagcagtcacgctgccaacgagatgaccttggagctcagaataatcttCCCGGGCATTGTTCAACTCCTCCCTCAGGCGCATCACCTCCCGATAAGTCGTAACGTAACTCTCCTTAAGCATCAAGGCTGTGTCCTCGGCCAATCTCAAAGAAGCCGCCAGTAAAagggaactcgccttctcattcTCTAGATCCTTCTCCAACTTGGTCACCTTCAATTCAAGCTCCTTCTTCAGCCCCTTCATCCGGTCAAACTCCTGCTTTTCCTCCTCCATGAATGCTTTGGTAGCATGGAGAGGAAGATTCTGAGCAGTCCGATGTATAGCAGCCGACATATATGCCATCCTTACATGATTTCGGGCCATAAACTCCAGATGATGGAGAatggacacatcgtccatggaGATGGTACCATAGGGCCCAATTTGTTGATCTACAAACTCAATGGCATTGAAATCAGGGGCATTGAGGTCGAAGGGCTCAGCCGtcttttgcttcttacttgGAGGGACAACAGATGGAGCGGCAGAAGTAGGGTGAGGATCCACCAAGCGGACCCGAGGTgttgggatcaccttcttcaccccGGGGGAACTCGGTACTGATGGCTTCTCGCGCACTTGGGAGGACCCCTCCCCAGCCGCCTTGGCATGAATATTTCTGCCAGTAGTCGCCTTCTGCGCCCTCTTAAAAGCTTTAATAGATTCGTTATTCTTCATTGTCTctgcaaataaaacagaaagttaAGCTACAAGTCGGACAAGTCGGAAGGACAGCTACAAGCAATATAAACAGATAAAAAAGGAAACACAAAATACCCAActcagtttgaagaagagagtgattggttagaaatttctttgtgtcgAGATGAGGAGGTTGCCCCCAGTGTTCTTCCAAGACAGTCACAAAGGCTCGCTCAGCCTCATCCAACATTTCTCACGTATATCGGGACACCCTCACATCCTTTTGCCATTCCAAGAAAAAAGCaggctcgtcattttcatccagaaagaagggccgagctccttcaacagctcggaccttgaaaaagtagtttttaaaatcacggaatgactcgtcaaacatggaaaaCACCTTCTTTCCCTGGGTAGAGCGAAAGAAGACCCAAGCTGCCTTCTTTTTTACCACTCCGGGCTTAGTCAAAACAAACatatagaaaaagagagattgggaagcagggataccaaaaccattgcacaacaattgaaaaatctttatgaaaccccaggaattagggtgaagttgagagggggtaacattacaagaccataacaggtcggttttaaattgagtaaaaggaagggtaatacccagcggaccaaagaaaaagtcataaacaTAGAAGAAAGGGTGATCGTCAACAACCCGAGTAGAGAAGCAGACTCTCTCTTCGGAGGAGGGAGGGACAAGTTCTtagttcttctcatcacctGGATTACTACAGACCCTATGAAACTGCCTAAGCTGCGCGCAAAACTCGGAATCAACCAAGGAGACACACATAAGGACCATTGAGTCCACCCAATCAGCCATGCCCTCAGGAATCCGGGAAGGCATCTCTACGACGTTATTGCGAGAaaacatgaggccaactaaatcctacaataagaaaagaagagtggatTACTAAAAAAGCATCTCGGACAAGGGGCAAAAACAACTCGACGGAcgaacaaaaaaggaaaaatccCAAGATTCAAACCAAaatcctggggcatcctttggaggcaatagcAAAGCAAGGATTCAAGAAATTTCTACAGCTTACGCCCCGGCACTcatcagaaagaaaataaagtcccaaaagaaacaaaggaagtaaaaacaaaaacacaaagtcACCACCTTCCTACAATCTATCAGCAAAAAGCATTGTCAAACATCAAAAATGCCAAGCAGAAAATCACCAAAGACGCAAACTTTTTCAAAGATCAAgcaaaaaatcatcatcaaaggCGCAACCAGAAGCGGCGACAACATGCAAAAGCCCTAAGAAAGGATTCAAGCAACGAAAAAAGCAAAAGACTCGCACCAAAAAACGAAGAAATTCCAGAACACGCAAACAATTAGGCATGgtaaaaacagaaagatccCAACTTTCTCTGAGCAAAATTCAAACTTTCTACCGACATATCAAAGGAGCAGAGGAAGAAAAATTAAACCTGgagaaatagaagagaaacctcGAAGCGAAAAACCGCAAAGATAGAAGGAGAAAATCTGAAAATCACCCCTCTTCCACAGAGAGCAATAACAGAACAGATGTTGCAGGAAGAAGTTacgaaagaaacagaaaatgagaGAGTAAAGGGAAAAGTTACGAAGAAGAGCGAAGAAAATAAACCATTTTTGattgagaaaattcaaaataaaagccagGAAAAAACAGGGCAATTAATACCAATTAATGAAGGTATTAAACCCTTTCACGTTCCCAAAAGCAAAGCGttgatataaaagcgcgcgcctttagaggaaaacgttctacattcaaaagattCTACAAAaagaaatcgacaaaatgcttgagttcggcttcgtcatgaaaggaccgaagtcaaaaaACTCGACCTCAACagaaagaccgagctcaagcaggggcactgttcataccctgggtcgagctgtccgacccgggatgttcgacagacaaagcgaccgacctctttagatCAGGACAACCCGACTTCTTTCttaagagctcggccaagtcaccaggaaagcccaaagaagggcccaaatagaggaacacgccccaaatcctaaggcagcccaagcctatagggATAAAGGTGGTTCCGTTGAAGATACgctgacctcaactcaaagataaaagataagataagataactaacttatcttatccaaaaggtcacatctcaccattataaatacaccggagcacccaggtataactcatactctgattctactcaatacttgcttaatacccttgctaacttaagcatcggagtcccttgtaggtaccccCATCCTCCGAGGAcaaaggaatcagcaccaccaccaagtccaacaagtcggacacaacagctccggccgTTTCCCACCAGCCGAACACATTAgcaccgaccagtacagaagatctcattcgagatcgacctccagtttcaagtaaccctcgaaacaacaactaattatattttttttattttgtgttataTTCTTAATTCTTTTATACTCTATTTAATTGTACCGAACTTTCTTTGTTTAAAAGAATTAGAGTCCTAACATTACTATTGATTCATCTTTCTATACGTTACTTGAAAGTAATATTTAATTGAAATAACAAATaacttataatttaattaaaagaattttatttgtattttaaaatgttGATGAAAATAAAATGGGCATAGAGAGAAGCGCGTGGGGTGCACGGTGGAGAGCGAGTGAAGTGAAGGTGCATTTGTAAGCACGACCATTGGATTGTATCATAACACGTTACTCCGTGTGTCAGTGTGTCCGACTCGCAGGTGGAATCTCCTAACTCGCTCAGTTGACTAACATAACATACAGTAGggacataataaaataaaaaaaaaagtaatatttgaTTCTTAatatttgtgtcaaattttatttaatttctaatattttaatatttttttcatactcaaaattttaaataaattttatattattctattgTTAAATTTAACTCGAATAATTAACCGAAAAACTTTTAATAGTAATCATGAATTATTTTAAGGAACATTGTTGCTACGTGGTTGCGTGTAGTTCTATgatttattttcataaatttcAACCATTCTGTTTCCTGTCATGTGCTTCTCATGTGATTATAGGGACCATTATTAatattatgataaaaaatagggatcattattaatttttcactttttctttaaatttagttaatatatgtcttaaaaatatatgataaaattattaattaaacacaaatttataaaaaatataaaatttaaaattttaatatgtttattatttatttattaattttataattaatatttttaaaaagttatacacatcaaaatttaattatatttatttttaaatatatattatttttacatatttttaatatatattttatataaatagatGATTTTATGGTTGATTTGGTTTTTACTTCCTCGTATCTTAGATCTGTCCTTGCACAACAGTTCGCAGCAGTCACTGATTTAGGTCGTGTACGTGGCCTTAAACTCTTCTTAATTTAAATGAAAACAGTATTGGGAAAATTCTTCAACTGAATTCagtaaatatcaaaatatagtTTAGACTATAGTGTGAGAGGAGGAAAATTAAACtactttaagaaaaataattgaagcaTGCATATACGGTGGAAGAATCTAATGAATCCTTCTATGATTAGAAGCTATAGCAAAGTTAGTATTATAAAGGATTCTTCTTTAGTTATAACAATAAAACACAATTCATAAGAGAATTTATTCTTGTTGGAATATAATCATGCTATATTTTTACCAAATAGATAATTAATGGCACCAAACTAGTACTTCCTGACAACAATCTATGCATGCTGATGCTGTGAAATTCTCATAAAAACTCGATCGTCCTAATTATGATATGTATAAAACGCTAtgttttagataaaaaaaaatcaactatcGACATGAatcattttatatatttatgtataaatatatattatttaatttatttttagtatatattttatattttatattaataattgatttaatatttttttgtatatttagtATATCTATTATACATTATTAACTTTACAACTTAAATATATCACATgacactttttttattataattaaaattaatttttttaaattaaaaagtttttttttatttcttttatttttttactcacTTTAtctctttttcatattattatcaatgactaatataaatttgacaatcaaaatgtgCAATATGATATTCtctaattgtaattaaaattagattaaaattaaaatatagctatattatattattaatttctctaaaattaagaaactttctctctctttcttcttttttatctttctcttttctcttttattctttatttctttttacttttatgtgctacagaaaaataaaattaataaaataatataaatcaaataaattcataaagttataaaaaatacattaaattcataattaaatataattaaaaattctataatattattcacatacaaaatttattattatatgcatatatttttattttttatttagtttttaattttcacctcttatctttttaatatatatttccaCTTCTCTtcttttgaatatttattacatataatttggagaaaatactaatatattatgattaataattagaattaagattcgattgttttaaaaaattattttaaattaattttataactatcaatataaattttttatattaatatttaattatatttttatatataaagagaaagagaaaatcttatttttaaatataataagcatgaaaattaattatttttatttgtataatagACTTAATATATAATCAGATGTAAAAGTATGCATACTTAAGTTTTAgataatgaatgttaaaatagAGAGAGTAGTGTTGAATCAAACAAGCAGAATCAGAAGGCATTCTGGTTTGACATCATTCAACAGTGGAAGAAGAACAATGCCTTCTAAATGGGATGATGCTGAGAGATGGATTTGTAGCCCAGTTTCAGGCTATGgtagcagcagcaacaacaacagaaACTCATATTCACGATCACAACTTCAAAGGCGTCCAAAATCAAAGAGTGGTCCAATTATGCCTCCAggaacatcatcatcatcctacTACTCGAACTATTCACCTACAATTCCACTGCGCCAAGGCTTGCTTGTGAGGAACTTGATGGTTGGTTCACCTTTCACAACAGGAGTCTTGGCACCAGATGCTCTCtctcttcatcattttgatgcaCATGACAATGATTTTGGTCCCCGTTTCGACATCGGCAATGTTATGCAACAATATTCTGCTGGTTCTGTGCTCAATGACAATAATGGTGTTCTGGCTCCGATGTGGAATCAATTGTTATGTGACCCATCTTCGCCTAATTCTCAAGGTATGTGCTTCTTGTTTTTGGGCAGCCTAGTTACCAATCAAAATTGCATATTTCATATTGTTGGATCCAGCTCTTAGCTATAATTGCAAAAAGCTCTTCTGTTTGCCAAGTTTTATTCACTTGTTTATATTGATGTCTGAGAATCTGCATATACTTAAAATGTTTTCAGTTACTTTTATTTACAGATGAGAACCCTAAGAATGAGGAGACCCCCACAATGTCACCTTTCTCAAGACGTGATCAGGGTACCCAGATGAGCCCTCCGGAGAGCGAGGACGATGCGAATTCATCGCCGATATCAGCCATGGATCAGAAACATGGAAATTCTGGTAAGTTAGAGGTTAGAGATGTTGAGGTTGATAGTGAGGCCACTGTTATTAGGTGGCCTAAAGGTCATGCAACAAAGCTCAACTCCTTTCAAGAAAGTAATACTGAAATCCAAACTTCATGTTTGGATATTCCAGAGTCCACCATGGACATAACCAAGTATGTCATCATTGTTATGTTCATTTCATTCAATGAACTAGAGACATATAATTTAGTTGTTCTGTCtatgaacttctatttcattGCAGGATTCAGAAAGAGGAAGCCAAAATCGTTGCATGGGAAAGCCAGCAGAAGGCAAAGGCTGAAGCAGCAATACGCAAACTCGAGGTTTTGTTTTTCAGTTCATCAAAATCTGTTGCTTTGAAGTTGAACTTTCTCAGTGTGTGTCCTTAGTTCAACACAATATAAAATTTGTGTAGAGAAGGCTCACAAAATGTATGCAGATAGGTCTTTTCTCTCGCTAATGATAAAGAGGTTTGATACAGATGAAACTGGAAAATAAGAGATCATCATCAATGGATAAGATTCTAAACAAGCTGAGAAGGGCGCAGATGAAAGCTGAAAAGATGAGAAGCTCAAAGGCAATGCCTCAAAAACAAGAACAAGGACAACAGGGGAAGCAGAATTCCAAGCCTCTCAAGGTTTTTTCATTACCAAAATATGTTCAGTTATGGTCTCCAAGCAGATGCTTTAGCACTTATGATGACTGATTCACCCCATATATGCATATCAAAAATACTAGGGACACCAAAAATCAATCACCAAATCAGTGATTATGTATAGATgcattatttaacttattttcaaagtttattttatattgcAATCAGTGGCGAAACcagaattttaatattagaggGGAAATTCTTATAACTATTctcaattttctaaaaaaaaaaattataatatttttaacttttgatttttatatggTTTAATTACGCTAttagtttttatagttttattaaaaatgttaaaattaatagaatattttatcgtaaattaaaaatattcatgattaaaaatctatttttaggAGGTCAAATTCAACCTTTAAACTGCTGTTTAATTATTTCATTGTCATTCTCCAATATAACAAGAATGGAATCACGCTTTGTAAAATTTAAACCTACGACATCGAGTTTTGGAGATCCACGTTCTACCGAATTAAACTAAGAgcgcttattatttatttttttaataacataataatattatattattaaaatattaagggTACTTGAATATTTCCTAACTGTTCTGGTCTGTCTACAGTTATTGCTTCTGTGAACATCGTAGCTAAATAATCTCAGCGTGTTACATAAAGCAGATATTGTATAATTGTTCGATTTTTCGCAATTTTTTTCATTCCTCTGTGTAAATAACCCAATAATAGTTCCCAATCAATAACATTCTCACTATCTAGAATAACAATAAGTGAAAGAACACTATGCATTAATGGGTGGTGAGGTCCCATATTAACTACCATGAGATCTTTTTTTAGCTATTCCATTCATAGGTTTTTCTTCGATTTAttctttcattaattttttttaatttttgattgcataaaattttataaaaatattctattaattttaatatttttgacataaaaaaaactaactacaaaattaaaaataatataaagatttaattaaaaaaatataaaaaattaattaaaaatttgataaaattatataagAATTAACAGACTAATTAAACCTATATAtatctttgaaaaattatattgcAACACTAGTACATTTCATTTCTCCTTAGTCTTCCATCCTATATATATAACTTGCAATGCTTACAGATCCTGAAAAGCTATAATATTGTACACAATTCGTCTTCTTCAAGGATATTtggtattttatttttcttaataacctataaattcatcacaaaatattcaataattgACTTATTTGTCCCATTACGCTTGTATTAATTATTATGATATAGTTAGAATTTTATGAAAACAATAACAGATATTAaactttgaaaataaaaaagatcactTTTCAGTTTAATGGTACAAGAACAATATACAGATAAAAATAAACACAAATATACAACATCATCATGAATCAGCATCTCACTTGAAAGGAAGATCTTTTTCTAAACGCGTCCCATCCAAACCAACCGTGTGTTCTTGTACGGACCAATTGGATATTATTACACatattaatacaaataattattgattttaattaagcGTTAAGTTAAATCATTTTGACTAAAGTATAAGGTTGTGTGGGGATATTGGCAATGATATTCATGGCTCCGGTTCAACCGAATTAATCGAAAAATCGATTTTTagatcaatttaatttaaaaaaaatttagtcaataaattagctaaaaaatagtaaattaaccaaattatataatttgattttttaataattaattaatttaaaatattaaaatataaaaattaaattttttagtatataatttttatggTGGAAATTTagatgcagtcgacttcacgtgaagttgatacttgagagccattagataatttaactgatttgactaaaattTCATCTAACGATTCCCAGatattaacttcacgtgaagtcgactttaCCTAAGTTTTTACCGAAttcttatatataaatatattattttattatatataatttaacttACGATCAATtatgattgaattttaaaacttttaaattggCTAtgctataaaatttaataataattgataaaaatgTTTGCACTTTGCAAGATGGAAGCGTGGCCAATTTGCATCGTGTCAATTTGTTTGAGAGCCACTTCTCCAAAATGACTATAATGCCCTTGAGAACctcacaaaagaaaaaatgactGGATCACATTAGATTACAGAATCCAGCAACCTTATCTTCAAAAAAGTTCCAAACAGCCAATGTCTTGTGAATT is part of the Arachis duranensis cultivar V14167 chromosome 1, aradu.V14167.gnm2.J7QH, whole genome shotgun sequence genome and encodes:
- the LOC107461638 gene encoding uncharacterized protein LOC107461638, whose amino-acid sequence is MNVKIERVVLNQTSRIRRHSGLTSFNSGRRTMPSKWDDAERWICSPVSGYGSSSNNNRNSYSRSQLQRRPKSKSGPIMPPGTSSSSYYSNYSPTIPLRQGLLVRNLMVGSPFTTGVLAPDALSLHHFDAHDNDFGPRFDIGNVMQQYSAGSVLNDNNGVLAPMWNQLLCDPSSPNSQDENPKNEETPTMSPFSRRDQGTQMSPPESEDDANSSPISAMDQKHGNSGKLEVRDVEVDSEATVIRWPKGHATKLNSFQESNTEIQTSCLDIPESTMDITKIQKEEAKIVAWESQQKAKAEAAIRKLEMKLENKRSSSMDKILNKLRRAQMKAEKMRSSKAMPQKQEQGQQGKQNSKPLKVFSLPKYVQLWSPSRCFSTYDD